A section of the Pochonia chlamydosporia 170 chromosome 2, whole genome shotgun sequence genome encodes:
- a CDS encoding G-patch domain-containing protein (similar to Metarhizium robertsii ARSEF 23 XP_007821879.1), with protein MPPSNGTGATAPDDDAEDDYMNMTFEDPTPKTESSLQRTQRLKKESLARGKIKSKAERAEEEAAAREKALSTSMLEAPGAKKSKGLAMMAKMGFTGGGLGKKTDDGEGSTRTEPIKVNIKEDRGGIGMESEKKRKLQEAMEERGVKTVKIDPDEYRERVRKEREDERLEKQFYAAQRVAERMDEEREDEEDAVEKQKDISSRPLKSIPVLYRGLVRHREEKERDRRMRYDLEQSLSRLPTYDDEDEDEDDKKALGKKKTTYVTSEDLDEEDEELDKFNALEPAERLGMLVQHLREEYWYCFWCKMKYESKEMDGCPGISEEDHD; from the coding sequence ATGCCGCCTTCCAACGGCACAGGTGCCACAGCACCAGATGATGACGCAGAAGACGACTACATGAACATGACATTTGAGGACCCCACGCCAAAGACAGAATCATCTCTACAACGGACCCAACGCCTAAAAAAGGAGTCCCTCGCAAGAGGGAAAATAAAATCCAAAGCAGAACgcgccgaagaagaagctgcagcaaGGGAAAAGGCTCTATCAACATCCATGCTCGAAGCGCCAGGcgcaaagaagagcaaaggcctagccatgatggcaaagatgggCTTCACAGGAGGAGGACTAGGTAAAAAGACAGACGACGGCGAGGGCTCCACCAGAACTGAGCCGATAAAGGTCAACATCAAAGAGGACCGAGGGGGAATCGGCATGGAGAgtgagaagaaaagaaaacttCAAGAGGCGATGGAAGAACGGGGCGTTAAAACCGTCAAAATTGACCCGGATGAGTATAGGGAGAGGGTGAGAAAGGAGCGCGAGGACGAGAGGCTCGAGAAGCAGTTTTATGCTGCGCAGCGGGTGGCGGAGCGGATGGATGAGGAGCgggaagatgaggaggatgctgtggagaaacaaaaagacaTTTCCTCGCGACCACTTAAGTCGATACCGGTGTTGTATCGGGGTCTTGTTCGTCATagggaagaaaaggagcgGGATAGGCGGATGCGGTATGACCTTGAGCAGTCACTCTCTCGGTTGCCGACgtatgatgatgaggacgaagatgaggatgataAGAAGGCgttggggaagaagaagactaCTTATGTTACTTCCGAGGAtttggatgaggaagatgaggagtTGGATAAATTTAATGCGCTGGAGCCAGCAGAACGGCTGGGGATGTTGGTGCAGCACTTGCGGGAAGAATATTGGTATTGCTTCTGGTGTAAGATGAAGTATGAGAGTAAAGAGATGGATGGCTGTCCTGGTATTTCTGAAGAAGATCATGATTAA